The following coding sequences are from one Culex quinquefasciatus strain JHB chromosome 1, VPISU_Cqui_1.0_pri_paternal, whole genome shotgun sequence window:
- the LOC6035536 gene encoding opsin-1, which produces MSYYGPPPSIWGHPISNMTVVDKVPPEILHLVDPHWYQFPPMNPLWHSIIGFAIFVLGIISVIGNGMVIYIFSTAKGLRTPSNLFVVNLAMSDFLMMMTNAFTMVYNCWYETWQLGVLMCDLYAFTGSLFGCCSIWTMTMIALDRYNVIVKGLAGKPLTNSGAVLRILVCWTIGVVWGILPMLGWNRYVPEGNMTACGTDYLTEDWFHKSYILAYSFFVYYVPLFTIIYSYVYIVKAVSEHEKSMRDQAKRMNMQSLRQGDDGKAAEMKLAKIALVTISLWFMAWTPYTIINYTGVFKTANISPLATIWGSVFAKANAVYNPIVYGISHPKYRAALYKRFPSLSCQDVVAADDKSLASEASAVTTSNSGDTASA; this is translated from the exons ATAAGGTTCCCCCGGAGATCCTGCATTTGGTGGACCCTCACTGGTATCAGTTCCCACCGATGAACCCGTTGTGGCACTCGATCATTGGATTCGCGATCTTCGTGCTTGGTATCATATCGGTCATCGGCAACGGAATGGTCATCTACATCTTCTCGACGGCCAAGGGCCTACGAACACCGTCCAATCTGTTCGTGGTGAACCTTGCCATGTCTGACTTCCTGATGATGATGACCAACGCGTTCACCATGGTATACAACTGTTGGTACGAGACCTGGCAGCTGGGAGTGCTTATGTGCGATCTTTACGCCTTTACTGGATCCTTATTCGGATGTTGCTCGATCTGGACTATGACGATGATCGCCCTGGACCGATACAACGTCATCGTGAAAGGTTTGGCCGGTAAACCGCTGACCAACTCCGGGGCAGTTCTACGCATCCTCGTCTGCTGGACGATCGGAGTAGTCTGGGGAATTCTGCCGATGCTGGGCTGGAATCGATACGTTCCAGAAGGAAACATGACCGCGTGTGGAACAGATTACCTAACCGAAGATTGGTTCCACAAGTCCTACATCCTTGCCTACTCCTTCTTCGTCTACTACGTTCCCCTGTTCACGATCATCTACTCGTACGTCTACATCGTTAAG GCCGTTTCCGAGCACGAGAAGAGCATGCGAGACCAGGCCAAACGGATGAACATGCAATCGCTGCGACAGGGAGATGACGGCAAGGCCGCCGAAATGAAGCTGGCCAAGATCGCACTCGTTACGATCTCGCTTTGGTTCATGGCCTGGACACCGTACACCATCATCAACTATACCGGTGTGTTCAAGACGGCCAACATCTCACCCCTGGCCACGATTTGGGGTTCGGTCTTTGCCAAAGCAAACGCCGTCTACAACCCGATCGTGTACGGCATCAGTCATCCCAAGTATCGGGCGGCGCTGTACAAACGGTTCCCGTCACTGTCCTGCCAGGATGTGGTCGCCGCCGACGACAAGTCTCTCGCCTCGGAAGCATCGGCCGTTACTACGTCTAATTCCGGCGATACGGCGAGTGCTTAG